The following nucleotide sequence is from Trifolium pratense cultivar HEN17-A07 linkage group LG2, ARS_RC_1.1, whole genome shotgun sequence.
ATTTGTGAACTGTAGTATGCGAGTAAAATCTTAAATGGGCTTAAAACCGATTCAACGATGACATAAGTGATGGTTTTTTTTGGAAATTAAGGGGTATTCAAATGTTATGTAGGTAGACTAAACATAAAAGGCAGTTAAAACCCAGAGACAGCAACAACAATCAAGAATACTGAACAACTGGACCTTTGTACTTTTGTTTCAGCTCAAGCATTGCACTTCAAGTTCGACCCCTAAATTGTCCATTCACTTAAGTAAAACACACTCGCGTTTCTTATTCATTTGTTGCTTGATATAGTCATCTAAGTTTCACAGCTAACCTTAAGAACATACTAGGTAATAACTTTCAAATAAgctaatggaaaaaaaaaaatcccactAAATTTCAGGGGATGGTGTCTCTAATCACTGCCATCTTGGTGAAGTGAACTATCTCTAGTCTAGGTGACTTAAATGTTTCCATGTAAATGAACTTATCCTTTGATATGTGGCATTATACAGCTTTAGGTTCTGATATGAGCACTTCATAGATAGACCACATGTTAAGTTCAACAAATATCTTTGTGGTCTCTGCGTATCATATTGATATTCTTCGATTACAgctatatatacatgttagaaaCCACAACCATTCATTCATTCGTGATTCATATCACAGGGGGAATTTGGCGCCACTACTCCCTACTCCTTGAATCAACTATTGTAGTGTTTCTGCTAGATGACTGAGGCGAAATTGTGGCAATAGATTCATAAaaacctattattttatttgtttaaaatagGATGAAAAGGAACTAATGACATTCCATCAAAATCCAATACCCCAATTTGAGGAAAAAGATATGAAACAAATCATTTTGTccattgttttatatttattattcatAGACGAAGTGACAAGCACCACTGAAACTCACACACAACTGCCAAGTCCGGGATAGAAATAAtaacataacaattaacaaaataataacataacaattaacaaattcATTCCACTCGGTTCCATTTGATCAACCATTTTCCATCTCATTCCATTTCATTTACCCTATTAGAAATCCAAACAAACATTTCAcataatcataattaaataCTTTAGTATATCATATGaatcagatacatcagttattgaGATTATTATACTTTAGTAAAACAGCAATCAATCAAGTAATGAAATTCAAATGAACTCACAGAGATGTAAGAACAGGTGGGGATGACTGATAATGAATGAGAGGATGCGTGATTAAAGGCAGCGAGAGTTAGGTGAGAAGCCAAACCCAAACCTCTCTTAGAAGGAGGAACAAAAGTGTGTACCAAATCCATCACTTTTCCGTTATCTCTGAGGACATACTCTAAGTATGCTTTCTTGTCATCTGTTTCAAACCTCTTTGTTCCTTCATTCCACACGATCGTTGGATTTCCAGTTCCACCAACAATATTCGCCATTTTCCTCAACTCACTCACTTTTCCAGTTCCACGCTGTTTCCCCCTCTTCTGATTTTTTTGTGGTATGAGtgatcttttaatttttacacatctttattttttcttattattattaaattaaaataaaatatattcatttcATCAAGTGGAATATATTAAATtcacttgaccaaaaaaaataatattaaattcaaCTACAAATTTAATACCACAGCAGTAAGgaggtttatttttttttattaaaaattctaaaatgttacgtgttattccaaaactaacgtTGAAAATGTGTCTgtataattaatgcataacattggaatagattacattttatataatttaataagggtataaaaGAGATTAcatatttaataaagaataaatttaaagagtgtttcttataaaaaataccaaaataaattttcaaagtgttccttatatataggaccggagggagtaacatAAAATGACATACTTATGTCTATaaataatgtgataaaatcAAACTACTACAATACACGgtgtgattttcacatatttgtttgtttcgATTTCTCGTCTTTGTACGATAAATTTTG
It contains:
- the LOC123908191 gene encoding acetyltransferase At1g77540, which gives rise to MANIVGGTGNPTIVWNEGTKRFETDDKKAYLEYVLRDNGKVMDLVHTFVPPSKRGLGLASHLTLAAFNHASSHSLSVIPTCSYISETFLPKNPSWNSVVYKEGGQSNM